Within Gilvibacter sp. SZ-19, the genomic segment TATTGACAATAGAAAGTGATGGTGCTTCAGAAGAAGCTATTAAGACTACTTTGCAAAAAGTAGGGTTTAAGGCAGAGTCTGTAGCATAACATACTCAATTTGATATGGGTTACGCTATCCTCTTAGGTGTCATTCTTCTTTTGGTTGTTCACTTTTACAGAAAAGCACAACGGCAAAAGGTACAGCCTTTTCCAGAGTATTGGCATAGTTTGTTGCTGGATAACGTACTTTACTATCGAAATCTTTCAAAAGAAAGGCAAGAGGTATTTCAGCAGCGAATGATGCAATTTTTGAGTGAAGTTTATATTGATGGTGTACAGTTGGAATTGCAAGAACTTGACAAAATTCTAATCGCTGCAAGTGCGGTAATACCCGTATTTGGGTTCAAAGAATGGCATTACACCAATTTAAGCGGAATCCTACTGTATCCAGACAATTTCAATGAGGATATGCAATTTGGGTCTAAGGAAAAATCCCGTTATATAGGTGGAATTGTTGGTAACGGACGTTTTGAAAGACAAATGATTCTTTCTAAAAAAGCCCTTTACCACGGTTTCAAAAACAAAAGCGATAAAAACAACACGGGCATTCACGAATTTGTACATCTTATTGATAAGCTCGATGACCATACGGACGGGATTCCAGAACGGCTATTACAGCATCAATATACCATCCCGTGGTTGAATTTGATTCATAGAGAAATGGAAGCCATAAATGGTAACCAATCCGACATCCGTAAATATGGAGGAACTAACCAAGCCGAATTCTTTGCAGTAGCTTCTGAATACTTTTTTGAACGTCCAGATTTACTTAAGAGAAAGCACCCAGAACTCTACAAAATGTTGGTGGAGTGTTTCAATCAAAAATTATCTTAATTAAATCAAATATATCCCACGTTAAAAGTAGCTGTTATTGCTTTAGATTAATTAAAAATTAACTACACTGTCTAGAGCATCATCAGCTTCCTTATGGATAAAATTTGCTTGATAATTCAAAGTTGTTTTTAAATCACTATGTCTATAAAGTTTTTGCAGCATTAATGGATGAATGGTATCACCTGCAATATTGCCAAAAGTATGTCTAGCAATGTGCATTGTTATCTTCTTATCTATTTTTGCTTTTTTGCCAATTGATTTTAAGTTATCATTGAATTTTTTTGTCGCCGTTTTTCTTTTATTATAGATATCCTTAGCGTCATTGAGATTAGCCTTTTTTAATTCGGGAAAAACAAAATCAGTGTCAAATCTCTTATCATTTCTATAGTAATTCAAAATACTTTGGACCTTATCTGGAATTTTTAAGGACAATAATTTTGAATTTTTATTCATTCTATAATGTAACCGGTCATCATATATGTCCGACCATTTTGTCCAAAGCACATCTGTAACGCGCATTCCTGCAAAATTGAAGCTAAATAGCCAAACGTTTCTTGTATGAATTTCATTGTAGGTTAGATTATCTAAAGCTTCAATAGCTCTTACCTCAATAATATTCAACCCTATTTTTGTCGTCTCAGGAAACTTGATTTTAATTTTGTCACCACCGAAAGGATATAGTTCCCTACTGACTATTTTTAGCTTTATAGCTCTGTTGAATAATAAGCGGATTAGGACAAGTATATTCATTATTGAAGTCTCAGCAAGGTGGTGCTTAACTTTGAGGTATATCATCAATTTTTTAAGAAATCGTTCATCAATTTCTTGAAATGAAAGTTGTTTAGATTTGTGATATTTTACAATATAACTAATCAATGCGCTGTCCGTAGATAGACGGTTTAACTTTTCTGCAACTTTCAGTTCGTCCAGATGTTCTTGTGCCAGCTCAAAGAAAGTTGAGGAATTCCCTGACGCATATATTTCTTTTTTAATTTGGTTTGCTGAGGCATCTTTATACTCAGACTGTAAATCGATAAGAGCCTTATTGGCATCAGAAAGTTGTTGTGATAGCAACTTGTTTAGGTTATCAGCATTTGGATTTGTTTTTTTTACTCGAAGATTTTTTTCGTCCCATTCCTCTAAATCGATATAATGACCAACATACTGATAGGTAGAGCGACGGTTTTTTGTGATTCGAATAGCTAATGGATATTGACCTTTAACGTTCGGTTTTTTACGAAGAACTATTTTTGCATTTGATGACATAATTGACCTTTTTTGAGTACGAAAGTCAAATCAGGTACAACATAGGTACAACATTGTGATTTTTGCTCAATTTTTGGTTTATACCTTTGATAAAGGTACGAAATTATTAGGCTTTTTAGGTACAACATAGGTACAACAAATGTTGATATTAACTGATATTAATTGACTTTAAATAAAATGATTAAAAACATAAATCATTGAAAATGAGCTGATTTATGTTTTATTGGTGCAATATATACCAGACTTAGGATCTAGTGCCGCAAGGCGTGGGGGTTCGACTCCCTTCATCCGCACAAAAGCTCTCAACCTAGTTGAGGGCTTTTTTATTTTCAATTAATCTTATTTTGTAGATCCCCTCAACGCCGGCTCCTCGCTAAAAACATCCACAGGATGTTTTTTAAACGCTCGGCCGCCCTTCATCCGTACAAAAAAACCTTCAACGAAAGTTGGAGG encodes:
- a CDS encoding site-specific integrase, with product MSSNAKIVLRKKPNVKGQYPLAIRITKNRRSTYQYVGHYIDLEEWDEKNLRVKKTNPNADNLNKLLSQQLSDANKALIDLQSEYKDASANQIKKEIYASGNSSTFFELAQEHLDELKVAEKLNRLSTDSALISYIVKYHKSKQLSFQEIDERFLKKLMIYLKVKHHLAETSIMNILVLIRLLFNRAIKLKIVSRELYPFGGDKIKIKFPETTKIGLNIIEVRAIEALDNLTYNEIHTRNVWLFSFNFAGMRVTDVLWTKWSDIYDDRLHYRMNKNSKLLSLKIPDKVQSILNYYRNDKRFDTDFVFPELKKANLNDAKDIYNKRKTATKKFNDNLKSIGKKAKIDKKITMHIARHTFGNIAGDTIHPLMLQKLYRHSDLKTTLNYQANFIHKEADDALDSVVNF
- a CDS encoding zinc-dependent peptidase, which codes for MGYAILLGVILLLVVHFYRKAQRQKVQPFPEYWHSLLLDNVLYYRNLSKERQEVFQQRMMQFLSEVYIDGVQLELQELDKILIAASAVIPVFGFKEWHYTNLSGILLYPDNFNEDMQFGSKEKSRYIGGIVGNGRFERQMILSKKALYHGFKNKSDKNNTGIHEFVHLIDKLDDHTDGIPERLLQHQYTIPWLNLIHREMEAINGNQSDIRKYGGTNQAEFFAVASEYFFERPDLLKRKHPELYKMLVECFNQKLS